One Leguminivora glycinivorella isolate SPB_JAAS2020 chromosome 15, LegGlyc_1.1, whole genome shotgun sequence genomic window, ATCCACTTTCCGTATTCCAGTGAAGCTCTATATTAATGTAAATCTAGATGATAATGCCCTATTATGATGTCgaggagctgatctgatgatggagtcaatAGATGACAAGTCTTGTCTTGGCATGCAGACTAGCTGTAAAATTATCTTAGGCAcaccacagacagtcttaaaatacataatctttaaaaaaatacttgtatgcaatctgtcagatcaatctgaaattTCATTATCTTAAAAAACAAGTGTGTGTGAacagtcgcgaaattgtatggaactcgtgcactcgatctgattataagttttaagactgtctgttgccggccttaaatttaactttattgtAGTAGACAAGCTGAATATTTTTCGACATATTCTCTGTAGTCTTACCAGTTGAGTAATCTCTGTAGTCTTACCGTTTCTTCCCAACAGACTTCGCTTTTTTGTTCGGCAACTGTTTCTATGCAGCCCAACTGTGCGGGGCACCTATTTCTACACTATTTGCCTTTCAGGCATCTATAAGTTATAGCTAACAAACTTAATAACCTATACCTATTGCCTGGCCCTACTATCAGTAAAtctattgggaagaaaattTCCAGTGGTTTAACTGGTAAAACTACGTAAGACTAGAGGGAATAGCctaattattccataatggttaattaaattattagatTTCTAATTATACTGTGTTTTATTACAGGTCATCCAAAACACGAGATGACGTCATATTCATGTATGGATTCAGTGTTTAAATTTTTTGAAGAAAAACTGGCGAAGAACTGAATATTTTTAAACTGTACAATACTTATAGCTATACAATTAATGAAATTTATGTGGCAAAAATAAGTGTTCTTGTCTTTTATGAATCTGCTGCACAAAGATCTTTCATAACATTTTGTATGTGAATTAGGATAAGGATTTTATCAATGAATACAACTGTGTAACAGTATcaatttatacatataatatatgttttacttaaaataagtttattttttctttcCCTTAGAGTAATTCTTCATCCAGTATTTGACATCTTGTTTATTTGCTCGGACGCCAAGAACAGCAGATTTAGAGTTGACATCCTTCATCACAAATGGCGAGAATCCAGCGGTGTAGTCAGGGTCCAGTGCATTAGTTTTGTTGCGCGCCATTTTAGTTGCAAACCGTTTATGAATATGTTGGTCTTCTGTTAAAATTGGGTACTGGAAATGTTGACCACCTCTTGGAGTGGGTAAGCTGAATCGTTTTCCTCTGGCAGTCAATGGTTTTCTTCCATTAATGTGAATGTGTTGATTCCCTTCCTCGTCTATGCTCACTCCGACCTTTTTCAAAGTGGCATGTCCACATTTAGGACAGAAAAGCTTTGTCATCACACTGGTAGTTTTGAAACAGGTTGTGCAACGAAATATGAATGTACGAAGTTGCCTTATTATGCGGCCATCAATGGCTGTCACATTCAGACCAATTTGTTTGAGCACATTTTGCATGGCAAAATCTGAACTAATTGTAGCGACTTCCACTGCCTTTTCTTCAAATTCTCCCATGTCCATTTCTTTCTTCTTTTCTGCCAAGTTGCCTGGTGTTATCCATTCTCCACCGTCACTGTCATCAGACTCTGAATATTCTTCACTGTCTGATTCCTCATCTGACGATACTTTACTAATGAGATTGTCTACATCTTCACCGTCCCTTAAATCCATGCTTTTAATTTGCTCAGCGATATCTTCGGCCAGTTTCTGATCTTTAGCATTATCACCTAGAAGGTTTTGTACATCAAAATGTACTGCATCTGAACCCTCTATCTTTATAGTAGACCAGTCAGTGCCTTGTTTGGCGCCATTTGCACCAGGTATGTTAATTTTAGACCAGTCCACAGACTTAGAAGTGTCTTCACTAGCTTTTGGTACTTCTTCTGTAGGTTTTGGTTCTTCCACAGGCTTAGATTCTTCTGAGGAAGTTAACTCTTTTTCACAATTGGTTTTATTGTCAACATTGGAATTAAATTGAGGTAGACCAGTAACTTTAACCGTTCTCTGCATAGTGGGCTCAGTTTTGAGGTGCTCGACGCCGACCTTCTCCTTCTCAATCTGGTAAGCCAGTGCCATAACCTTAATGTCTGTGGCTGAGAGGCTGGTATAATCACCAGTTTTCTTAGAGAAGTCTGTGATAAACTTTATATTTTCTGTGAAGACATCCTTTACTTTTAAGTCATAGGGCAGCACGACGAGCTTCCTTCTTTGTCGGTCGTTAGTTATTTCGTCAATTACCTCTTGAACCGTGTACATATTTTCAGCCATCTCCTGAAGATTTGCAGCTCGGATAAAAGCTGTGGTATCCACAACTAAGTGTTGGATTTTTTTCGACATGATTATTGATACGTAAAAGCTGCTACATGAACTAACAAAATTCtattattactttaaaataataaaatcccATGTGTTTTGCGAGCACTTCAAAtgtcatttaatttttttttacagtttcACTAACTTTACCGGTTTTCTTACGTATGGTAACCCTAGCGGACGGATTTATTCAATCCTTTTTATACAATGGGTCCGGTTGTCTGGTGGCCTATATGTCATGTTTTGTCCTATCTGTGATATAGACTTTTGCCTTTGTTTATGGTACTTGTCGAATTTAGACTTAGACAAAAGTCGAAAATAATTTCGATATTGTAAATGTAAAcatattcgtataattttgaaattattGTGTAATGTACTTAGCGTATAAGGCACAGGTTTTCAATAGTTAAGAATAATGAGTTCAAAAAAGGGTAAGCGTAATTTGGGGAACAAGCATTTTCCCATAGCAGAGTCTGTGAGCATTGCTCTGAAAATCCAGTTGGATAAGTTTTTAAGTGATGAAAATGAAACAGAGCTCAAGTTTCCGACGTTTCTGTCGGCACAGGAACGCGGTTTCATCCATGAGACTGTTGCCAAGCTGGGCTTGAAGTCAAAATCGCGCGGGAAAGGTGAGTTTTAGCACTATTAGAATAGGTTACATTTTGGTCTatttggcattttttttttcattcccgCCCGGCTAAAGTTTGGTCTTTCAGTCGAGTAACCAGTAATAAGTTtactgtatttttaattaagtcaggtataaactattaaaaatatatatttaggtcACACAGCTTTTAAATATGTTATAAAAGCCCTTAAGTAATTTTAGGCAATCAATCATAAAAGTAATGTTTAATCATGAAAATAcacgattttcaaaatttgcttTAATAACATTTCTTAGTAACAATGATTAACATATTTAATTACAGGTGTAAACCGCTTCTTAACAATATACAAACGGACCGGTTCCACAATAATCCAGAATGACGCCAAGCTCATCCTGGACTCAAACATGCGCTGCAGCATCACGGAGCTGTTCAACACATTCCCCATCACCAGTAAAGAGAAGGACGACTTGAGCTGTTGTCCGGAGAAGGAACGGAGCCCCCAGATGGCGCATAAGCCTATGGGGCAGCTTAATAATGGAGTAGCTCAAGTGAGTTACTCAAAACTGATCCATCTCTtactaattaattttatttatcccTTAGAGTGGTAGCCTGCGGGCTCCCTTCTGATTAATGTCCatcaaatttaaatttgatCAAATTAGACTAAAAACTCCAGCTTACTGAAAATTTCACTTCAGGAGTTATCttgttaaatatgtatgagcACAGGGAAGCTACATTCCTATTAAAGTCAATgaatcagtcagtcagtcaaatCAGTAGATTATCCCTgcccataaatttaaatgttatgATACCAAAGATTCACATTGTTCAGTGAATTACTACTTACCCTAacttataatttaattgtaagaGAAAGTTATATTAAAAATCAGTTCTTTTCACTTTTGAGAAGATTGAGTGTTAACAGTTATAGTGTTTTTTCAGGTACCCAGTACAATATACAATCCGGACTTAGTAAAGTTTAGAGAAAAGTTACCTGTGTATGAACAGAGGCAAGAGCTACTCAATGCCATTACTCACAATCAGGTAagacgatttttattttctaaaagAAAAATGGTTTGCAAACTTTGAAACTTTCGAAAGCTAAATTTGCCTTTGCTTCTATAATAAATTGTAAAGCTACACTGAGCTATGGTGACAGAAATTTGGCAGGCTCTCTCCGGTGTAAATGTCAAAACTGTTTGAAGTATCAAACTGCAATGAAATTATGAGATTTACTTAATTCTTGCACAAGTGAGGCTATCAAATCATTATCAACTTAGCTTGGTCTTTCTCTAGCCTTTTTTTAATTAGACCCAGCAATTACTTATCAACTTTTTTAAAACACGAATTTGACCTTTCacaatttttatacatatttaaaattcctaatgggacttaatcgcatgtaatagtgtttaaaacatagtaatacgcgattaagtcccatttggaattttaaacttttatttaattctatatttttgattcataatttttttaacacatgTATAACTCATGAAATCCAAGTGTTCATTACTGTTATTATTATGTCGTATGGCTTTATtcctgttaaaatttaaattattatacatGCATATAAAGTAAAATTACAATTGAATATCCAATTTAAGTTCCCTTGTTGCCTGTTCCCTTGCTTCCCGTGTAATTGCAAGGAGGTCCTGCATTACTGTGGTGTGGTTCATGCTTTTACAATTTATTTAGCTGTATTTAACAAATCAATTTCTCCAGG contains:
- the LOC125234132 gene encoding RNA-binding protein NOB1, whose protein sequence is MSKKIQHLVVDTTAFIRAANLQEMAENMYTVQEVIDEITNDRQRRKLVVLPYDLKVKDVFTENIKFITDFSKKTGDYTSLSATDIKVMALAYQIEKEKVGVEHLKTEPTMQRTVKVTGLPQFNSNVDNKTNCEKELTSSEESKPVEEPKPTEEVPKASEDTSKSVDWSKINIPGANGAKQGTDWSTIKIEGSDAVHFDVQNLLGDNAKDQKLAEDIAEQIKSMDLRDGEDVDNLISKVSSDEESDSEEYSESDDSDGGEWITPGNLAEKKKEMDMGEFEEKAVEVATISSDFAMQNVLKQIGLNVTAIDGRIIRQLRTFIFRCTTCFKTTSVMTKLFCPKCGHATLKKVGVSIDEEGNQHIHINGRKPLTARGKRFSLPTPRGGQHFQYPILTEDQHIHKRFATKMARNKTNALDPDYTAGFSPFVMKDVNSKSAVLGVRANKQDVKYWMKNYSKGKKK